The following are encoded together in the Zygosaccharomyces rouxii strain CBS732 chromosome C complete sequence genome:
- the NDD1 gene encoding Ndd1p (weakly similar to uniprot|Q08887 Saccharomyces cerevisiae YOR372C NDD1 Transcriptional activator essential for nuclear division), with amino-acid sequence MDRQSPGVPGDEGIASAAASQDADATFFKVISENLKYAFNSPLPTTQFPTPYSNQTQQQQQQQQQQQQQQQQQQQNHSIPGHSNQQQGLMGQTGANDGNSDSSLVENSMLAGLPMGMATGPGGEPLNDMNMQPSSVLQFGNTFSNEFLLASPEQFREFLLDSPAGYNFFHKTPAKTPLRFVTDARDNSAEQANVNGGNSNGSGSGDLFGVVDAKIKKTESSSSSNTKTTVSDSNTGNIKNDSSNDDKANDIGHLDGSGVIPPITTNAPTDNDNTQTPLRSIDLNLMFNSNQLTASSPSKKFSVSLTPYGRRVLNDMGTPYAKNAVLSSNSALADFQKARKNNVKLQSTPPTTLGSYHHRSLEKNKNGGSGTLGPLYRDRDPLAPTQEENDENDVYGSSPTTIQLNSSVTKSTIKLEPGRVPQLSKIENNSNNNIDEQLFPNDEDRLPVSPTPKCHNNNNTNNNNGSLRIPELPKMGSFKSESGLLTSSASNASNHNTHNTRPGKVKKNAKKQPKFQIIVANTQKFNVPTMNQRSSKKNSGLKRSQSLLSNPSASSTSNRSQQKNGGGRNVSNNTNANGHSADGVKRSFSFTSGRGQFNGYQ; translated from the coding sequence ATGGATCGACAATCACCTGGGGTTCCTGGAGATGAAGGAATTGCAAGTGCTGCAGCAAGTCAAGATGCGGATGCTacctttttcaaagttaTATCTGAGAATCTGAAATATGCATTCAACAGTCCACTGCCAACTACGCAATTTCCAACACCATATTCAAATCAGACtcagcaacaacaacagcaacagcaacaacagcaacaacagcaacaacagcaacaacagaaCCATTCGATACCGGGTCACTCAAATCAACAACAGGGGTTAATGGGACAGACTGGTGCTAATGATGGTAATAGCGATTCCTCTCTGGTAGAGAATAGCATGCTTGCAGGATTACCCATGGGTATGGCAACAGGACCAGGTGGTGAGCCATTGAATGACATGAATATGCAACCATCATCGGTTTTACAATTTGGTAATACTTTttccaatgaatttttattaGCATCGCCTGAGCAGTTTAGAGAATTTTTATTAGATTCACCTGCAGGTTACAACTTTTTCCATAAAACGCCAGCAAAGACACCATTAAGATTTGTTACGGATGCAAGAGATAACAGTGCAGAACAAGCTAATGTAAATGGCGGTAACAGTAATGGAAGTGGTAGCGGTGATTTATTTGGCGTTGTAGATGCCAAGATCAAAAAAACTGAGAGTTCCAGCAGTAGTAATACAAAGACAACGGTTTCCGACAGCAACACTGGTAatattaaaaatgatagtagtaatgatgataaagCCAACGATATAGGCCATCTGGATGGTAGTGGTGTAATTCCTCCTATTACTACTAACGCTCCTactgataatgataatacGCAGACACCTTTGAGAAGTATAGATTTGAACCTTATGTTCAATTCTAATCAATTAACGGCGTCATCACCTTCGAAAAAATTTAGCGTTTCATTAACGCCATATGGCCGTAGAGTTTTGAACGATATGGGGACACCTTACGCTAAAAATGCAGTGCTATCATCAAATAGTGCATTGGcagattttcaaaaggcAAGAAAAAATAACGTAAAGCTACAGAGTACACCACCGACAACTTTGGGATCTTATCATCATAGATCTctggaaaaaaataaaaatggtggCAGTGGTACACTCGGACCTTTGTATCGTGATCGTGATCCATTAGCACCAACacaagaagaaaacgaTGAAAATGACGTTTATGGATCTTCGCCAACAACGATTCAATTAAATTCTTCGGTAACAAAATCTACAATTAAATTGGAACCTGGCAGGGTGCCACAGCTGAGTAAGATAGAAAATAATAGCAATAACAATATTGATGAACAGCTGTTTCCAAATGATGAGGATCGTCTACCCGTATCACCAACTCCTAAATgtcataataataataatactaataataataacggTTCTTTAAGAATCCCAGAATTACCAAAGATGGGATCTTTTAAAAGTGAAAGTGGCTTACTTACTTCATCTGCTTCTAATGCAAGTAACCATAATACTCATAATACAAGACCAGGTAAAGtaaagaaaaatgcaaaGAAACAAcccaaatttcaaattataGTAGCCAATACCCAAAAATTCAATGTACCGACGATGAACCAAAGatcatcaaagaaaaatagcgggttgaaaagatcacaGTCTTTACTTTCCAATCCTTCAGCATCAAGTACATCAAACCGATCACAACAAAAAAATGGCGGCGGTAGAAATGTTAGTAACAATACTAATGCAAATGGACACTCCGCCGATGGGGTTAAACGATCGTTTTCATTTACATCGGGGAGAGGGCAGTTTAACGGGTACCAATAG
- the GPB1 gene encoding Gpb1p (similar to uniprot|Q08886 Saccharomyces cerevisiae YOR371C GPB1 Proposed beta subunit of the heterotrimeric G protein that interacts with the receptor Grp1p has signaling role in response to nutrients involved in regulation of pseudohyphal growth through cAMP levels homolog of Gpb2p), with protein sequence MGKMELHAHTPVNFTIDEDSHRTGVAPNEGMPGKYISQRQSEIGNNSIFTPLSYMSNYISVSSPLFTKDLKKRIRIENEDLLKRYYSSKKSISHAMYRHGSIASDSETSNVLNERSRSYVWMNKFLDDSRYLATLFEPDATPEVHLSSEEEGEWEKRQALRTHAASPYFKHFQRLLAVDLREPDVLKKHNLWIPMIKRGWRNTFSIDQEEEDSLYDGKVSPLFIDGNEYMTKDYDLYKGSTSIPSIFSEYRLPALVHHCAVELNGKVYILGGLMACHKHDDEAPSLRDFVVDGIKNLPPPLLSSVVNNPCMINNGRLYVMSAYSNSLRRPEVSGQIPPPLLCMKGSKLTERHIFFYGGFEIRTETNIGENGVFHLRKRAYMNNTGYILDTMTFNFTRVELTAVPYKLVSYPTLAARFGHVQLSISNNGNNTHNNSNGSYFNHQRHHENDENGDGSPASGFESTSSEANSPAVSVGSTPARLNNALHNSGVHSILIFGGYKQTGDDDYEALNDLWKIDVPVLVKGKRGYYKFGSTANATILPRSSPRDPWPSPRAFPADCVTNVRDNATKPDLLERLQENFFIDKSTFPAQDKSRPLFKSLPHARSEPDRSKILTRTKESGTSSTSSTTGSTNASTNPLLKQCLTSSSSHSAPTKPLQPRSKTQPNFEHKVLIMHGGSNKTDVCRDMWWYDIETETWSQITTHGKHEASKMIPIGVGLVGHSLVCVGGMAVFVGGLLQEDVDFLYHGVDYEDMRIPPQLAIGSDFINLFDLATQCLLGHTVIGDETNAYLRDDLEARLGVILSCGFTVIQFNGDILLFGGVVSRRFETSGLNLRGAVLKCVLPSMKLAI encoded by the coding sequence ATGGGAAAAATGGAGCTGCATGCTCATACACCAGTTAATTTTACCATAGATGAAGATAGCCATAGGACCGGAGTAGCACCTAATGAAGGAATGCCAGGCAAGTACATCTCCCAACGGCAAAgtgaaattggaaataaTAGCATTTTTACTCCGTTGTCTTATATGTCCAATTACATCTCCGTAAGTTCTCCCCTCTTCACAAAAGATCTCAAAAAGAGGATAAGGATCGAGAATGAAGACTTGTTAAAAAGATACTATTCATCAAAAAAATCCATTAGCCATGCAATGTATAGACATGGTAGTATTGCGAGTGATTCTGAGACTTCTAATGTCCTCAATGAAAGGTCAAGGTCGTACGTTTGGATGAATAAGTTTTTAGATGATTCGAGATACCTGGCAACTTTGTTTGAACCCGATGCTACTCCAGAAGTTCATCTTAGcagtgaagaagaaggagagTGGGAGAAAAGACAAGCATTGAGGACGCATGCCGCTTCTCCTTATTTTAAACATTTCCAAAGATTGTTGGCCGTGGATTTACGAGAACCCGACGTGCTAAAGAAACACAACCTTTGGATACCGATGATCAAAAGGGGTTGGAGGAACACATTTTCAATAGATCAAGAGGAGGAGGATAGCCTTTATGACGGTAAGGTTTCTCCCCTCTTCATAGATGGTAATGAATACATGACCAAGGACTACGATCTATACAAAGGCAGTACCTCGATTCCATCGATCTTTTCAGAATACAGATTACCAGCACTTGTCCACCATTGTGCCGTGGAACTCAATGGTAAAGTTTATATCCTGGGTGGATTAATGGCATGTCACAAGCACGATGACGAAGCCCCATCATTAAGAGACTTCGTTGTGGAtggaataaaaaatttacCTCCCCCACTCTTATCTTCCGTAGTTAATAACCCTTGTATGATTAACAATGGCAGACTGTACGTCATGTCAGCATATTCCAATAGTTTAAGAAGACCTGAAGTTTCTGGACAAATTCCACCACCACTGTTGTGTATGAAGGGATCTAAACTTACAGAGAGAcatattttcttttacgGTGGTTTTGAAATAAGGACTGAAACCaatattggtgaaaatggtGTGTTCCACCTGAGGAAAAGAGCTTACATGAATAATACCGGTTATATTTTGGACACGATGACATTTAACTTTACTAGGGTGGAATTAACTGCAGTTCCCTATAAACTTGTATCTTATCCGACGCTGGCCGCTCGGTTTGGTCATGTGCAGCTATCCATTTCTAATAACGGCAATAATACGCATAATAACAGTAACGGAAGCTACTTTAACCACCAAAGGCAtcatgaaaatgatgaaaatggtgaCGGATCACCAGCTTCTGGTTTTGAAAGTACTTCCTCAGAGGCTAATTCGCCAGCGGTTTCTGTTGGATCTACTCCTGCTAGATTAAATAACGCTTTGCATAATTCCGGCGTTCATTCGATCCTAATCTTTGGCGGTTATAAGCAAACGGGTGACGATGATTATGAAGCATTGAACGACCTTTGGAAGATTGACGTACCAGTATTGGTGAAGGGTAAACGTGGTTATTACAAATTCGGAAGCACGGCCAATGCTACCATCCTACCTCGATCAAGTCCACGCGATCCATGGCCAAGTCCCAGAGCATTTCCAGCTGATTGTGTTACAAATGTGCGTGATAACGCCACTAAACCTGACCTCTTAGAAAGGCtacaagaaaatttctttatcgATAAGAGTACCTTCCCCGCTCAGGACAAATCAAGGCCACTGTTCAAAAGTTTACCGCACGCAAGAAGTGAACCAGATAGATCTAAAATACTTACAAGGACGAAGGAAAGTGGAACTAGCAGTACCAGTAGTACTACTGGTTCCACCAATGCTAGTACCAACCCGCTATTAAAGCAATGTCTTacatcgtcatcatcacaTTCCGCACCTACAAAGCCGTTGCAACCAAGGTCTAAAACACAACCCAATTTTGAACACAAGGTGCTGATCATGCACGGAGGATCAAACAAAACAGATGTATGTCGTGACATGTGGTGGTACGATATTGAAACTGAAACATGGTCACAGATAACTACCCATGGTAAACATGAAGCTTCCAAGATGATACCAATTGGCGTAGGCCTCGTTGGTCATTCATTGGTATGTGTTGGTGGTATGGCAGTCTTTGTTGGAGgtcttttacaagaagatgtcgattttctttatcatgGTGTTGATTACGAAGACATGAGAATACCACCACAATTAGCCATTGGTAGtgatttcatcaatctATTCGATCTGGCGACCCAGTGTCTACTGGGACACACTGTAATAGGAGATGAAACCAACGCGTACCTGAGGGACGACCTTGAGGCAAGACTCGGTGTAATTTTATCATGTGGATTTACCgtcattcaattcaatggTGATATACTACTGTTTGGTGGTGTCGTTTCAAGACGCTTTGAGACAAGTGGCCTAAACTTACGTGGCGCTGTCTTGAAATGTGTTCTGCCATCAATGAAACTGGCAATTTGA
- the MRS6 gene encoding GTPase-activating protein MRS6 (highly similar to uniprot|P32864 Saccharomyces cerevisiae YOR370C MRS6 Rab escort protein forms a complex with the Ras-like small GTPase Ypt1p that is required for the prenylation of Ypt1p by protein geranylgeranyltransferase type II (Bet2p-Bet4p)) produces MYTTERRPSMAERRPTIVAMSAQSVVPHLAGIEDPLPDTTPEKVDVLIVGTGMVESVLAAALSWQGSSVLHIDRNDHYGDSSATLTVDQIKKWVNSVNQGLFSGCYDNAKLYVSTSIGNHNGKYASRDFGIDLAPKVLFAKSDLLSILVRSRVHQYLEFQSLSNFHTFENDNFEKLTNTKQEIFTDQKLPLMTKRNLMKFIKFVLNWEEQPEVWKPYADTPLCDLLVEKFRLEKAQVFELMFSIGLCYNMQTKTPEALQRIRRYLSSFDVYGPFSVLYSKYGGPGELSQGFCRSAAVGGATYKLNETLTSYDPNTKMALFGDGSQVYVTEKVVASPSQAPKDSRNIPNQKYEVHRLTCVVEKSCEQWFSEGESAAVIVFPPGSLKSGNVEVVQAFILGSGSEICPGGTSVWYLSTMQQGSRAEMDLDAALEAMEASLIRESSTDLEHDDSLVQFGPNGETLINSVRLGQSFKQYVPRERIQFLLKLYYTQYTSTPPFNVVDPSFFDINNIDGNGKLIPGASDNGVLYTAMPSGEISYDEVVTAVRVLYEKIVGSDDDFFDLDFEDEDEAPMNKADYENAIEDDEDVDMNVGRHESAEFVGEMEI; encoded by the coding sequence atgtaCACAACCGAACGTCGTCCTTCTATGGCGGAACGCAGACCAACGATCGTAGCGATGAGTGCACAAAGTGTAGTTCCTCATTTAGCTGGGATTGAAGATCCTTTACCCGATACGACCCCTGAAAAGGTTGACGTTTTAATCGTGGGTACAGGTATGGTTGAATCTGTGCTTGCGGCAGCACTTTCGTGGCAAGGTTCAAGTGTTTTGCACATCGACAGAAATGACCATTACGGTGACAGTTCAGCAACCTTAACTGTTGATCAGATTAAGAAATGGGTAAACTCTGTCAATCAGGGTTTATTTTCAGGTTGTTACGATAATGCTAAACTATACGTTTCCACCAGTATCGGAAATCATAATGGGAAATATGCGTCAAGAGACTTTGGTATTGATTTGGCTCCAAAAGTTTTATTCGCTAAATCCGATCTGTTATCTATTCTGGTTAGATCAAGGGTCCATCAATACTTAGAATTTCAGTCGTTATCAAATTTCCACACTTTTGAGAATGATAactttgagaaattgacaAATACGaaacaagaaatctttACGGACCAAAAATTACCACTAATGACGAAACGtaatttgatgaaatttatcaaatttgtATTGAATTGGGAAGAGCAGCCTGAAGTTTGGAAACCTTATGCTGATACACCCCTTTGCGATTTACTAGTTGAGAAATTTCGTCTTGAAAAAGCACAAGTTTTTGAGTTAATGTTTTCTATTGGTCTTTGTTATAATATGCAAACTAAAACTCCAGAAGCGCTGCAAAGGATTCGTCGATATTTGAGTAGTTTCGATGTCTACGGCCCATTTTCAGTGCTTTATTCCAAATATGGTGGTCCTGGTGAATTATCGCAAGGTTTTTGCAGATCGGCTGCTGTTGGTGGTGCAACGTATAAACTTAACGAAACTTTAACTTCTTATGACCCTAATACAAAGATGGCGCTTTTTGGAGACGGTTCTCAAGTTTACGTTACAGAGAAAGTTGTAGCGTCACCATCGCAGGCTCCTAAAGATAGTCGAAACATTCCAAATCAAAAATACGAAGTTCATAGGTTAACATGTGTGGTCGAAAAATCATGCGAGCAATGGTTTAGTGAAGGTGAGTCTGCAGCTGTGATTGTCTTCCCACCAGGCTCATTAAAATCTGGTAACGTTGAAGTGGTACAAGCATTTATATTAGGATCAGGTAGTGAAATATGTCCCGGGGGGACGAGTGTTTGGTATTTATCCACGATGCAACAAGGATCTCGTGCGGAAATGGATCTCGACGCTGCCTTGGAGGCTATGGAAGCTAGTCTCATCAGGGAATCATCAACAGATTTAGAGCACGATGACTCTTTAGTACAGTTTGGTCCTAATGGAGAAACTTTAATCAACTCAGTTAGGTTGGGACAGTCTTTTAAACAATACGTGCCTCGAGAAAGGATACAGTTCCTTCTAAAACTTTATTATACCCAATACACTTCGACACCACCATTTAATGTAGTGGATCCATCATTTTTTGATATCAACAATATTGATGGCAATGGTAAACTAATACCGGGGGCTTCTGATAATGGTGTTCTCTATACTGCAATGCCATCGGGTGAAATCTCTTACGATGAAGTGGTAACAGCTGTTAGAGTTTTGTACGAAAAGATTGTTggtagtgatgatgattttttcgatttagattttgaagatgaagatgaagcaccaATGAATAAAGCTGATTATGAAAATGCgattgaagatgacgaagatgtGGATATGAATGTGGGAAGACACGAATCTGCGGAATTCGTGGGTGAAATGGAAATATGA
- the RPS12 gene encoding 40S ribosomal protein eS12 (highly similar to uniprot|P48589 Saccharomyces cerevisiae YOR369C), producing the protein MSDTQEVQEVQEVPEVQEEQTAEVTIEDALKVVLRTALINDGLARGLRESAKALTKGQAQLVVLVSSVTEDNIIKLVEGLANDPENKVPLIKVADAKQLGEWAGLGKADREGNVRKVVGASVVVVTNWGAETDERTMILEHFSQQ; encoded by the coding sequence ATGTCTGATACTCAAGAAGTCCAAGAAGTTCAAGAAGTTCCAGAAgttcaagaagaacaaacCGCTGAAGTCACCATCGAAGATGCTTTGAAGGTTGTCTTGAGAACTGCCTTGATCAATGACGGTTTGGCTAGAGGTTTGAGAGAATCTGCCAAGGCTTTGACCAAGGGTCAAGCTCAATTGGTTGTCCTTGTCAGCTCTGTCACTGAAGACAACATCATCAAGTTGGTTGAAGGTTTGGCTAACGATCCTGAGAACAAGGTTCCATTGATCAAGGTCGCTGACGCTAAGCAACTAGGTGAATGGGCCGGTTTGGGTAAGGCTGACCGTGAAGGTAACGTCAGAAAGGTTGTCGGTGCTtccgttgttgttgttaccaACTGGGGTGCTGAAACTGATGAACGTACCATGATCTTGGAACACTTCTCCCAACAATAA
- the RAD17 gene encoding Rad17p (similar to uniprot|P48581 Saccharomyces cerevisiae YOR368W RAD17 Checkpoint protein involved in the activation of the DNA damage and meiotic pachytene checkpoints with Mec3p and Ddc1p forms a clamp that is loaded onto partial duplex DNA homolog of human and S. pombe Rad1 and U. maydis Rec1 proteins): MRINDGKATHFSASTFHLDHITTALNCLTPFDNKQDVLIFIDEDGLSFARECNHTIRIQLFLSRDLFASYSYHNELGDQSTLCVNMNYLLNSFNVAHRNVDDALESTLSYNGPGTPLQLIFEDSLISESVEYHTYHVSSLDTIGLKLDRDQVLFECIVKGDVLYSAIKDLKEIGCRGCCIFAKIDEDGENTFALLSKSQLGFSRIKLPSSRSILEKLEVYDGDSTSLVYDKPVLGFFDFNSFDKIRQSTKVASKVLLRMDVHGLLSVNILSRTDDVILTDTRSNSNNNDNNYGNHRKQLSGEYPGIVIEVCMLEKENIDEADQEEFQLLMEINELERTSRFSKKSTYRRRQPVFNHGGDFSESSTDNLLGLTNARVEPISPQKNGDVSPRSNNNEIPLFF; this comes from the coding sequence ATGAGAATCAACGACGGCAAAGCTACACATTTCTCTGCTTCAACTTTCCATTTAGATCATATTACTACGGCTCTCAACTGTTTAACACCCTTTGATAACAAGCAAGATGTGTTGATATTTATTGACGAAGATGGATTATCATTTGCTCGTGAATGTAATCATACCATAAGAATCCAATTATTCTTATCGAGAGATCTATTTGCATCGTATTCCTACCATAATGAGTTAGGCGACCAGAGTACATTGTGCGTTAATATGAATTATCTTTTGAATAGCTTTAACGTTGCTCATAGAAATGTGGATGACGCTCTAGAATCTACACTTTCTTATAATGGACCTGGTACACCATTACAAttaatctttgaagattctcTAATATCTGAAAGCGTTGAATATCATACTTACCATGTATCAAGCCTTGATACCATTGGATTAAAATTGGATAGAGATCAAGTTCTTTTCGAATGCATTGTTAAAGGTGATGTACTCTATTCCGCTATCAAGGATCTTAAAGAGATTGGATGTCGTGGATGCTGTATATTTGCAAAAATAGATGAAGATGGCGAGAATACCTTTGCTCTTCTCTCCAAATCTCAACTAGGATTCTCAAGAATTAAATTACCAAGTAGCAGGTctattttggaaaaattggaagttTACGATGGTGATAGTACCAGTTTAGTTTATGATAAACCGGTATTAggattttttgattttaattcatttgataaaattaGGCAAAGCACTAAAGTGGCTAGTAAAGTTTTGTTAAGAATGGATGTTCATGGTCTTTTAAGCGTCAACATACTGAGTAGAACCGATGATGTGATATTGACAGATACAAGATctaatagtaataataatgataataattatGGGAATCATCGTAAACAGTTGTCAGGAGAATATCCGGGAATTGTCATTGAAGTTTGCATgttagaaaaagaaaatatcgATGAAGCAGATCAAGAGGAATTTCAACTTCTCATGGAGATTAATGAGTTGGAAAGAACTAGTaggttttcaaaaaaatcaacATATAGAAGAAGACAACCGGTATTCAATCATGGTGGTGATTTTAGTGAATCCTCTACAGATAACCTGCTGGGACTCACCAACGCAAGGGTGGAACCAATTTCACCGCAGAAAAACGGCGACGTTTCACCTCGTTCCAATAATAACGAGATTCCACTATTTTTTTAG
- the PEX22 gene encoding ubiquitin-protein transferase activating protein PEX22 (similar to uniprot|P39718 Saccharomyces cerevisiae YAL055W) — protein sequence MTQRKSNGTIRWVRMAGTAAILAVGIGAAIYAWSQSSSLSQTDDNQGKSVQKTKGPSKAIIITKSVAQVEGIDWIKLLQEDVVLLVPPGIPFLEDRDEEESPAHRYKIIRCDTMIGLWSCVKHLQKEQLLYVEEEIADGLPNDLTRYVKELVNCKDSEHLKASCV from the coding sequence ATGACACAGAGGAAATCAAACGGAACCATACGATGGGTTCGAATGGCAGGTACAGCTGCGATCCTTGCAGTTGGTATAGGAGCTGCCATTTATGCTTGGAGCCAATCTTCGTCATTATCGCAGACAGATGATAATCAGGGGAAATCAGTTCAAAAGACCAAAGGACCTTCCAAAGCCATTATCATTACAAAATCTGTAGCTCAGGTGGAAGGAATCGATTGGATCAAGCTGTTGCAAGAGGATGTAGTCTTACTAGTGCCACCAGGAATTCCATTCTTGGAAGAtagagatgaagaagagtcACCCGCTCATCGGTACAAGATAATACGTTGTGATACTATGATAGGATTGTGGTCTTGCGTTAAacatttacaaaaggaacAGTTATTATATGTGGAAGAGGAGATTGCAGATGGGTTGCCAAATGATCTTACTAGGTACGTTAAAGAGTTGGTCAACTGTAAGGATTCAGAACATTTGAAAGCATCATGTGTGTAA
- the SCP1 gene encoding Scp1p (similar to uniprot|Q08873 Saccharomyces cerevisiae YOR367W), which yields MSVVYGKKPDCTPLDEDLKNLRNSKFSQSAVDEIKVWVFQTILHDPVPSASLLDSLKDGVALCRLANTINGADSPPNAPPLIPYKQTTIPFMQMDQISQFLQFCRQYGVPEDELFQTVDLYEEKDPAIVYQTLKSLSRYANKRHPDLFPVLGPQLAEKKPRPPVKNKPAHLKNGWSTQEYGFMGGASQKSEGVVFGKRRDIT from the coding sequence ATGAGCGTTGTATATGGGAAGAAGCCAGATTGTACTCCGTTGGATGaggatttgaagaatctgaGGAATAGTAAGTTTTCTCAAAGTGCGGTTGATGAGATTAAAGTTTGGGTATTTCAAACGATTTTGCATGATCCAGTACCTTCTGCATCGCTACtagattctttgaaagatggtGTAGCACTTTGTCGACTAGCTAATACAATTAACGGTGCTGACTCACCTCCAAACGCACCTCCATTAATTCCTTATAAGCAGACCACTATACCTTTTATGCAAATGGACCAAATATCTCAATTTCTACAATTTTGTAGACAATATGGTGTACCAGAGGATGAATTATTTCAAACTGTTGATTTATATGAAGAGAAAGACCCTGCAATAGTTTACCAGactttaaaatctttatcacGTTATGCTAATAAAAGGCATCCTGATCTCTTCCCAGTATTAGGGCCTCAATTGgctgaaaagaaaccaCGCCCACCTGTAAAGAATAAACCTGCACATTTGAAAAACGGCTGGAGTACTCAAGAATATGGTTTTATGGGAGGTGCTTCCCAGAAATCTGAGGGTGTCGTCTTCGGTAAAAGAAGGGATATTACTTAA